Proteins from one Triticum aestivum cultivar Chinese Spring chromosome 7A, IWGSC CS RefSeq v2.1, whole genome shotgun sequence genomic window:
- the LOC123148240 gene encoding myb family transcription factor PHL7: MYEPKPFSSTGSAHSNPVSHDQQIGPTANNAASNIGGNGSNNSFATRQRLRWTDELHGRFLEAVAQLGGPDRATPKGILRTMGVQGLTIYHVKSHLQKYRLAKYIPDPTASGDKPEKKDLGNLLAGMENSPGMETSEVLKLQVEVQKRLREQLEVQRQLQLRIEAQGKYLQKIMEEQQRLSGVLCESGKPNALALAEEELHHDFSKTEPSTPVLTSEPSFRDKAVTASGGLEGTDELLKVLSSHDDCLSLDHELSTPDSSCVAGYLLNSPRDSKRACISNSLGHGNSEFTLPHIIPESSSGSDLQLRSSVFSYGTGRSGSSAALDASEDGFTNGSGSDV; this comes from the exons ATGTATGAACCAAAGCCATTTTCGAGCACTGGATCAGCGCACAGCAATCCGGTTTCTCACGATCAACAAATCGGACCAACTGCCAACAATGCAGCATCTAATATTGGTGGAAATGGCTCAAACAACAGCTTTGCCACCAGACAGCGTTTACGGTGGACAGATGAGCTTCATGGACGTTTTCTTGAGGCTGTAGCACAGCTTGGTGGACCCGACA GGGCTACTCCTAAGGGAATTCTTAGAACAATGGGTGTTCAAGGGTTGACCATTTATCATGTCAAAAGTCATCTCCAG AAATATCGGCTTGCAAAATACATCCCAGACCCCACAGCTAGCG GTGACAAGCCAGAGAAGAAAGATCTAGGAAATCTGCTTGCAGGAATGGAAAACTCCCC GGGAATGGAGACAAGCGAGGTTCTAAAGTTGCAGGTGGAGGTACAGAAGCGGCTACGTGAACAATTAGAG GTACAAAGGCAGCTACAGCTCAGAATAGAAGCCCAAGGCAAGTATCTCCAGAAGATCATGGAGGAGCAGCAGCGCCTGAGCGGTGTGCTGTGCGAATCAGGTAAACCGAACGCGCTCGCCCTGGCTGAGGAGGAGCTCCACCATGATTTCAGCAAGACTGAGCCATCGACCCCAGTGTTGACCTCGGAGCCCTCATTCCGGGACAAGGCCGTTACTGCAAGTGGTGGTCTGGAAGGAACAGACGAGCTGCTCAAGGTTCTTTCTTCACATGATGACTGCCTCTCCTTGGACCATGAGCTTTCGACCCCGGATTCCAGTTGTGTTGCCGGTTACCTCCTAAACAGCCCCAGAGATAGCAAGAGGGCTTGCATCAGCAACAGCCTTGGCCACGGAAACAGCGAGTTCACACTTCCTCACATCATTCCGGAGTCGAGCTCGGGTTCCGATTTGCAACTGAGAAGCTCGGTGTTCTCATACGGCACAGGGCGATCTGGTTCATCGGCGGCTCTGGATGCCAGTGAAGATGGTTTTACCAATGGCTCAGGCAGTGATGTTTGA
- the LOC123148241 gene encoding probable calcium-binding protein CML21: MGGVFGRPDAGRQGSHGMKLESKMVESMKQRAAHGTSVKSFNTIIMKFPKIDEGLRKCKTIFEQFDEDSNGEIDKEELKHCFQKLEISFTEEIGDLFEACDINEDMGMKYNEFIVFLCLVYLLNDPTASEAKTKMGLGDLESTFETLVDAFVFLDKNKDGYVSKDEMIQAINESIPGERSAGRIAMKRFEEMDWDKNGMVTFKEFLFAFTRWVGIGENEDDDE; this comes from the exons ATGGGAGGCGTGTTTGGACGCCCCGACGCCGGCAGGCAGGGCTCGCATGGCATGAAGCTAGAGTCGAAGATGGTGGAGTCCATGAAGCAGAGAGCGGCGCATGGAACTTCGGTCAAGTCGTTCAATACTATTATCATGAAGTTCCCCAAAATCGACGAGGGCTTGAGAAAATGCAAGACTATCTTTGAGCAATTCG ATGAAGATTCCAATGGTGAAATTGATAAAGAAGAGCTGAAGCATTGTTTTCAGAAGCTGGAAATCTCATTCACAGAGGAGATAGGCGATCTCTTTGAAGCTTGCGACATAAATGAAGATATGGGCATGAAGTACAATGAGTTCATTGTCTTTCTGTGCCTTGTTTATCTTCTCAATGATCCGACTGCGTCAGAAGCA AAGACAAAGATGGGATTAGGAGATCTTGAGTCAACTTTTGAGACCTTGGTTGATGCATTTGTCTTCTTGGATAAGAATAAGGACGGGTATGTGAGCAAGGATGAGATGATTCAAGCAATAAATGAGAGCATACCAGGGGAACGCTCCGCTGGCCGTATAGCCATGAAAAGATTTG AGGAGATGGATTGGGACAAGAATGGGATGGTTACCTTCAAGGAATTCCTGTTTGCATTCACTCGCTGGGTAGGGATTGGCGAAAATGAGGACGACGATGAATGA